The sequence GATTTTACTTTATAGTGTTTGTAGCCTTAGGGACAGCCTGGCAGTGGAGGATTCTGTAGATCAGCAGTGTCAGAGGAGTCTGGCTGACAATCCTTCTATACAATAGATGGAGAGTGCATAGATCTACTTAGGATGACGTGTCCTCTTATTcgtgtgcgttcacacgttcagtttttctgatgcagtttttgatgtccaaaccaggagtggagtgaaaaagaaAGAGGGGGAGCAGCTTCTTCCAATTATTtgctctcacccattatgatccacacctgctattGTCTGAACTACATCGGAAAAACTAAACAGGAAATCAGGAAAATTAATTGCAGTTTTCTTAATGCCGCTGCCAAAAAATACACTAAATGGGTGCGtcacatacacactgacaccTCCCAATCGAGCCGAGCTGCTGAGAGAGGTCCTAGAGGTGCCCGTTATGTCATATTGGTTTAGCTTCCAGCACCTCCCCAGTGGGTGATTTACTCCCATGTTAATCTGGTTATCTCCCTATACACATAGGTTCTGACGAAAAAAACTCAACTCTATCTAACCTCGGGCAACATCATAGACATTAAATGGTCTTCTGCCCTACAAAAATCATGGAAAGTCTAGAGTTCCCTCCCGGAAAAGAAAACTATTTGCTTCCTAACAACAGAGAGAAATGGTTACATTGCTTCGCTCCGGATGTACAGAGGTTATTGGGGAGTGACACTGTTATATCCAGTATACAAACTATAGCGTTATACAGTAGTTACATAATGACGTAacaaaaaatgcagaaaaatgaCATCTCAAGtcatacaaatatacaaaatgtataaataataataattaacatgTAAACTATTCACATAACTTTGGCCACATGGTAGTATTGTATTACACGTGTAGTCgtacagtatatattatgtgtTCACCATGTTTGGCTCCTTGGCTGACATAATGGTCATGGGCCCAAACTAGAGCCTTGTCGGCCACCTACTACGAACATATTGTAATTTACTACTAGTGCCGGCCTTTACTTCCGTACATTCAAGTAGTGGTAGCGAGACTTATTTTCTATGATCAACATTTACAGAATTCAGGGCAAGATTCTAGAATTCCTGTTGGGTTAGATATGATATATGGGCAGCACTGGTTGGGCGGCGAGGTCTATGTTTGTGGACTGTTCTGTCTCGGCAGAGTCTTTTAGCTTGGGCTCCAGTATGGATTTGTGTTGTGTATGGGAGCGCTGCTGACAGGTCCTCGTATCTTGTGTTTCATAGCATGGATTTACCCGACCGTGAGCCAACTGGAAGAAAAGACTGCTGTCTGTGCCAGAGTGATGGGCCACTAAATCTGTGAGGCTCGCAAATTCAGGCGGGAGATGCTGAGGGGAGAAAACATTGAGGTCAGTAGTTATAATCATCAAGGCTCTGGGTTATTTAAACTGACGTTCTATGGATAATCTACCTCAATATAGTACGAGGCCTGTGGCGTAGTGTAGATCTTGTATGGGATGACCCCACATTTGGTGCTCATATACAGGGTAAATTGACCCCCACACTCCGGGTCTGATCGAATTAGGAACGCTCCCATACGGTCATTCTTCAGGAGATTGATAGATTGGTCCCTACAATAAGTACAGAAGAACATTGTTACAGACTGAATACACAGGGAACAAAAAGGAGGCATCTTGTCCTACATACTGTATCAGAAACAGGAGTGATCGGCAAATGTGGTTAATTTTTCTTCATCTAGTGATGGTCTAATAGTAGATGTTTACATAAAATTAAACAATTATAACTCCTATATTGTtactataatattaataataatactcaTTAATCTGTTTCTTCACCTCTCAACCCCAGCACAGGACCACACAGTATCCTGCAAATCCTCCAGCTTCTCCGAGAGCTCAGCCACGACACACTCCGATCCATCTAGAAAACAAaaccaatataccgtatatactcgtgtataagccgagtttttcagcacaaaaaatgtgctgaaaaacctcacctcggcttatacatgagtcaataaaaaaaataaacgtacatactcaccttccggtgcccCCGATGCTCGtcacggctcccgatcctcggcgaaGCTCCTCttctgccgcatcatagtgtgtgccggccgGCAGATTGCATGGCCCGAAGCatcgcagagaagacagaagaggcgctgcaccgaacatcgggacaacgcgaaggtgagtatgtaagattGTTTTCTTTAAGTGCAGGGCAAACTGGGggatggctactaaagggggctgtctgtatactacaggggaatagctgtatactacagggggttggctgcatactactgggggctggctggctgtatactacatggggctgcttggctgtatactagtagggactggctggctgtatactactggggactggttgtatactacagggggctggctgtatactactgggagctggctgtatactacagagagctggctgtatactacagggggctggctatgtactactgggggctggctggctatatactactgtgggcttgctggctatatactggggggctttgaccaattcatttcccacccttggcttatactcaagtcaataggttttcccagtttttggtggtaaaattaggggcctctgcttatacccgggtcagcttatacttgagtatatacggtaatactggTACATGCGACTGCTCCAGTGACAGGGCTGTGGACAGCAGAGGCTATTTTTGGCACAGTTGTTGGAATGCAGcattaaggctccattcacactcgCATCAGAATTGTGGTCCTATAGCAGCTAATTCCGAATTTCTTTAGGGTTCTGTATCTATAGAATTTCTTTTTATTATGGCTATGTATTACATATAGGTTCATTTAAGACCCTACTTCACATTCATGTtagatgaaatctaccatcaaagttccagggacacttactcatataaccAGGCACCacgaatgtggtaatcttcttaaatttgttatccatggcctccttccttctaaactgttaaaattatgctaatgagccagagggactcctgggggtgttaccagagcccctcagtactgtagcttcacaggttgttatactGTGCAAGAATCACTtccaccctcccactgtgtgctaaaactcccTGCTGCCgtgagattacataaggcagagggaggagaaaaGTGCTGAAGGAAGCAAGGGGGAGGGTGTGACAGTGTtataacctgtgaagctacagcacacccCAAGAGCTCTTctgccttcttcttcttctttagcTTACtggtaaaagttgcttttaggaggaaggaggccatggataacaaatataagaagattaccacattgtgTCCctgtgtttatcatgatggattttgatggggcATTTCCTTTAATGAGATGGGTAGAACATaccttttcctcctcttttttgagcatcaggctcattttttgggcaGCGATAGGCCCCAGAGCGGATGACTTTGCTGCGGATGGCCTTCTTACGGACCAGAGTAGGGGAACAATGAGACTCCACCGATGAGCTTCTCGGCACAATGCTTAGAGCGTCAGTCTGAGGAAGAAAACTTTCTGATTATGAAAGAGGAACACTTTTATAAAAGAAATATTGAAATAAAAGGTATTGATTCTAAAATGGTTTGTGACAGTGCCTTTTAGCTGCAGCCACGTGTCAGTCTCCCAGTTGTTTGGCCAAAATTAGTATAAATTGGGCCAAAGTGCTAAAACATACGGTCCAGAGCTGACCACAGGATAAATGGTGCAAGAAATCCCTGCTTCCCCAGCTTAACAGCAGCACTGATACTGTACAGCGTTGACATTCCTGTTTaacagggattccttgcatcaaagATCAATATGATGTAAGGAATATCTTCCCTTAAGTGTGGACAGCCTGGGAAACAGGATTCTGCATGGTCTGTGATCACAGGCTGATCATAGTCTGAGAAGTAGCTTTCCTTCCCTTTAGGGAAACTAATGGAATTTGGAAATGTTTCAGTATCCTAGGGTCTTACTTGGTCGCTTCCATTCTTCACCTCTGCAGTGACTGACAGCCTTTTAAAGGACACCAAGGCTTTCACATTCTGAGACACTTCTCCAGGGTCAAGTGGCTCCCTCGCCATTACACCCCTTATGCCCTGTCTCTGCGGCTTGCACGCTGTAGACTTCTGTTCACCAACCTCGGGGTGTATCGCCAGGTACAGTAGCTGGAAGGAGCGGCACAGCAGCAGGTTCAGCACTTGGGCCTGTGCAGGAGGAAGACAATGTTACTGGTCTGATGGAATTTATGTACATTATTGTGCAAAGGTTTTACACTTTCCTGAAGCAGAACGACATAAACATTAGACGTGTTCACAGAAAAGTGCAACATTTAATGTGACCATTTCCTAACAATTAGAAACAGATTTTGATGGAACtctgcagggaggttgttcccagtatgttggggcacatttacttacccagtccctgcgcgatccccgatccagactgtccgacgaggatgaactctgccgcaattcatgaagatcatgcgcctgatttcctgcatgtgtcacttccccgatcaggtccgccagagttcaccttcttcttcctggtgcatgtaagtgtttggcttgtgacacaaatttaaatgtgaaatcccgcgcatagtccgaatacgtcagatcgtccaacggccgcCCGTTTTCcctggcgcaatccccgaaaagtcgggaaaccaatGAAAATTCCGCCgcagaacccttagtaaataagcccctttgtgaaACTGAACACCTCTCTTATgtggatgtacactcaccggccactttattaggtacacctgtccaactcctcgttaacacttaatttctaatcagtcaatcacatggcagcaactcaatgcatttaggcatgtagacatggtcaagacaatctcttgcagttcaaaccgagcatcagtatggggaagaaaggtgatttgatgcctttgaacgtggcatggttgttggtgccagaagggctggtctgagtatttcagaaactgctgatctactgggattttcacgcacaaccatctctagggtttacagacaatggtccgaaaaagaaaaaacatccagtgagcggcagttctgtgggcggaaatgccttgttgatgccagaggtcagaggagaatgggcagactggttcgagctgatagaaaggcaacagtgcctcaaattgccacccgtgacaaccaaggtaggcagaagagcatctctgaacgcacagtactttgaggcagatgggctacagcagcagaagaccacaccgggtgccactcctttcagctaagaacgggaaactgaggctacaatttgcagaggctcatcgaaattggacagtagaagattggaaaaacgttgcctggtctgatgagtcttgatttctgctgcgacattcggatggtagggtcagaatttggcgtcaacaacatgaaagcatggatccatcctgccctgtatcaacggttcaggctggtggtggtggtgtcatggtgtggggaatattttcttggcactctttgggccccttggtacaacgccacagcctacctgagtattgttgctgaccatgtccatccctttatgagcacaatgtaccctgtaacatctgatggctattttcagcaggataatgcgccatgtcataaagctggaatcatctcagactggtttcttgaacatgacaatgaggtcactgtagtcaaatggcctccacagtcaccagatctcaatccaatagagcatctttgggatgtggtggaacgggagattctcatcatggatgtgcagccgacaaatctgcggcaactgtgtgatgccatcatgtcaatatggaccaaaatctctgaggagcttccagcaccttgttgtatctatgccacgaagaattgaggcagttctgaaggcaaaagggggtccaacccgttactagcatggtgtacctaataaagtggccggtgagtgtaggtttgCTCCAATCCTTGGGTCTTCTCTTTTAATAAGATCAGGACTCTGTGGGGATCATATCATCATTTTCAGCCCTTGTGCTTCTTTATgcagtttgttttgttttttctacatttctattttgtaaagtatttttgctttgcaatatattttattttactggaCAAGacattccccgaaaataagacctagtacaattttgttcaggcttagaaatacaaggcctcccctgaaaataaaacctagcggcagtcattgcagcagctccccccacgtaatacattagtattagtaaatcttttagatgctgcagaaggttgtgacatggggaagaattcatggaagtaaatcactggctgatgtgctgcaaatgtgatcccagcagctcccaggataagaagggtcatttatggaaagtgcttttacccaAACATGAGAGatcggggccaatgattctaatagaaatggagtcacaagaaatacagcctgaaattcagagtttggagagtcatacggatgttagagaagttgattttttgttcaacgataaatgtaaattcttgttgatgaaaaaataagacatcccatgaaaataagacctagtgcctcttaaggagcaaaaattaatataagaaacTGTCTTATTTTCGAGGAAACAGGGTATTGTGTGCAGAAAAAACAATTCGAATCAATGAATAAAATCATCCATGTCCTGCGTTGTGCATGTGCGTTACCTCGCTGGGCTGACTGCCGACATACAGGTGGCAGAAGAGCTGATTTGTTTGGCCTTGTGGGTTACGTGACACAAAGGCAAATTGACTGTCCTCCAGCCGGCACGTGGTGTACTGGATCCTACGGAGAGCATGAGCCATTAGCAGCGTCTACATGTAGGAATATGATGAGAAAGGATGGACATTAATATGACTTTTCCTTGTTCACATGGTCTCCACATGAAAAGTCTAAGGGACTGATAACAGCCTATAATATAACTTTATTTACCTCTCCATCAGCATCGTACATCTTCACACCCTGAAGGCAGAACTTCAAGATCACAGGTCTTCGTCTGCCGCAGTCCTGTGGACATAAGCTCTTGTTACAAATAATGGAGTGACTGGGGATCATGTCTTAAGTACAATTTAGGatgtacaggaaatctaccaccataatcaaacctgataaaccagggacacttactcatagatccaggcacctggatatttgttatccatggcctccttccttctaaaatcatcataatgtaattatgctaatgaggcagaaggggCTGTATGGGtggtaccagagcccctttgcactgcagcttcacaggctgtaaagCTGCCCCCCCTGCTAACTTTTTAAATATGCCAATGTGCCTGAAAAGCTTTGCAActttacctgagctcctctgttcTCcgtcttcactggctgttacactttctCATTCTCCTTCAGCACTTCGCCCTcccactgtgctgctgtgagattacaggggaagtacagagggagcagggggaaggtaaGTGTGACAGTCCGCGAGATAACAGCAcaggggggctctggtaaaacccttctgtcttattagcataatttaaaatttttataatataagaagattaccgcagttatGGTGCCCCTGGTTGATCATGCTTtatttgagggtagatttcctttaaaaagtaagTATCATTTGAGATGGTTTTCAATATCTTGGGGGGGATTGGTGTGaatgtttttctaatatacttcattaaaaaagTTTGCTTAGTTTGCAAAGTTCCCCCTCAATAATATTTTTATCTCGGTTGATATGTCAGATGTTTTGAGGATTGGTTCTACCTATATATTTGTACAGTGTGAGAGACTGTATGAAACCATGTGTACACATGTGATGTAAGTGAATATTTAAAGCTGTTTCAAATAGGGTTCATCAAATCTACTACTGACCTTCAGGACACGCATCTGTTCCTCTATGATCCACACTCTTCGCTTTGAGTCGGTTTCCTTTACTGCAAATGAGCCGACATACTGATGGAaaaattaaaagggtattccaggaatcagtataattcatatataaatgggtccttaaaatataagcttatatgtaattagttgttatttaaaattttgctcccgttaggagaaaaatgctggtgacatagactgtaatgaagaattaaaattctactggtcctttaatcagtccgttaatttcctccacgcggtcctttgcagagcatacacaggacagaagatggccgctggtcacatgtccacatcacatgtcctgggcaggtcatgtgatcaccactatgtttggctgtagtcggttggttgcagtgcctcCAGTATGgctgtgttttggtgatggcagttacacatcattactatggtaacagagcaagaaagtctgttatatcatcactgggagcagagcataagagggaggaggagttactgagaactaaaggatcttgggacttgtagtttcaagtgacggccatcttggtgataactttagggaggccataaaattttgtgaatcataaaataaaactatttaagctccattgtgtgactaatgacatttgttacattaatttatttatagcattatggggttttctatcagacattcatattcccggaatacccctttaaggtcaggtCAGAAACTAAGGATCTGTACAAGATTGTGATGTTATAAATGTACATATTTATTCAAGGAGCAGAATATCTGGAGTATAATACGTGATTTAACTATCCGCACAGTATAATTAACATAAGGATGTAGCTCAGTatcagtgactgcaccatcagaatagtgagtgcagctctggagtataatacaggatgtaactcaggatcagtacaggataagtaatgtcatgtatgtacacagtgactacaccagcagcagaatagtgagtgcagctctggagtataatacaggatgtaactcaggatcagtacaggataagtaatgtcatgtatgtacacagtgactgcgccagcagcagaatagtgagtgcagctctggagtataatacaggatgtaactcaggatcagtacaggataagtaatgtcatgtatatacacagtgactgcaccagcagcagaatagtgagtgcagctctggagtataatacaggaggtaactcagaatcagtacaggataagtaatgtcatgtatgtacacagtgactgcaccatcagcagaatagtgagtgcagctctggagtataatacaggatgtaactcaggataagtacaggataagtaatgtcatgtatgtacacagtgactgcaccaccagaatagtgagtgcagctctggggtataatacaggatgtaactcaggatcagtacaggataagtcatgtcatgtatgtacacagtgactgcaccagcagcagaatagtgagggcatctctggagtataatacaggatgtaactcagggtcagtacaggataagtaatgttatgtatgtacacagtgactgcaccagcagcagaatagtgagtgcagctctggagtataatacaggatataactcaggatcagtacaggataagtaatgtcatgtatgtacacagtgactgcaccagcagcagaatagtgagtgcagctctggagtataatacaggatataactcaggatcagtacagtgtcATGTGTCGTTTGGACTTAAGATGAATCAGGATAGTgaatgaaaaatatgaaaaatagttTACAGTGGAATGTATCTTGAAGGGTGACTTAACTGAAAACGCAATGTGACAAGGTTGGTGTGAAAAAATTCTGCTTAAGGGGACAGGCCATTTATCTTGATAAGTGAGTCTGCTTGAGAAGCCAAGGGCGCTGTCACACATTCATGGTTTGTTCTTGGTGCGTTGTTGCATGTTTATCATGCATTTAACTGGTTTTAATCtcccatttctggaagtgtaagcagctgtattaacattttcacagctgcttacacttccagaaattaaGAAAGGAGGATTcacaccagccaaacacatggtaaacatgcattTTCACAATGCACGCAATGCCCAGGTCCCGGCCCAGGCGTCCTATACATTTGTGTGGAAAGAGCATTATACAGACAGTCATGTAACTGCAGTGTTACTGTTTTACTCCTACTGCAGGAACAATCTTTTGTCTTCTTGCATAGTACACATTACAACCTGGTCTCAAATTCCCTAATAGATCAGTGTGTTATTAGGTTGTTTCTCAAGGGAAAGGTCACTGATTTCAATCAAGGAGCAGCCATTCATAGTGGTCTCTCAGGCAAGAGTTGGGCATTGTGACAAAATATTGCTATCAACAAGTGGCCTCATCACAAGGTCTACAAGTTGTGGCTCGACAAACCTGGCAGTGGAGGAGTCACGTATACATTGTAATAATGAGATCACAGAGATCCATGCAAGCACAATGATAGTATCAATATTACAAGTCTATAGATTGGGCTCTCATGGGTACAATTGGGTCTGGAAGAAGGATGGAGGAAGTTTTATGAGGGTTGTTTCATAGCCAAAGGCAATGAATACTTGACCAGCATTGATGGTGGCATTACTGCTGCACTAAATGTGAGTGTCCCAAAAGACGAGTTACTTTATACACTTGTGTTCTATAGGCAGGAAAAGGACAACAATGACCTAAAGCTTATGTTGAGCTTGGAGAAGAAATAATTCAAAGATAATGAAGATTCTAAATTGGCCATCACAGTCCCATGACCTCAACACAATCCAACACTTGTTGGTAGAAAAGAATGAAAAAATTCAAAGTTGAACATTACGCACTAACATTGGAACGTATAGAAGAGACCCGGAGTCAGATTTTTGTCAAGACATGGTTGAATTTGATGGAGAGAATGACCAGAAGGATTCAGACAGTGTTGTCTGATTTACAAAGGTGGATTTATAAATTAATTCAAATTGGCTTTGGAAAAGTCTTCAAGTTCCTCCAACTGCATTTTATTGCACCGCCTCAGTTGAGTTGGGTTTGATTCATATCAGGTACCATGTGGTTGGATTTTTGGATTCTCCCACTGATGACATGGATAGTGATGGCCACACAGACCTGACTAAATGGACATTTTACACTATAAAAATGCTGTAGATCACTTGGTAATCTAAAGTATATTAATCACTAAAAAAAAGTATCTGGTATTTTCTAATACTTTTTTGTAAAGGAGAAGCAACAAAAGAAGACATGGTACTATGTAATGGGATTGAGGAGCCTGGCTTAGGTATAAAGTAAAAATCTACCTGGCACCAAATACTTTCTTGCAGTGGAAAAACATCAAAAGTAGCTAAAGAACTGACCTGACTGTGCAAGCCAAGTGATAGCATCTTCCCTGTAAACGTACATGATGCTTTCATTGTGCACATCCCAGGTAATATATACAGTCTTCCACTTATCTCCCCGGAACCAAATTATGTAATAATCCTCAGGAATTCAAGTTGGACCTCTTTGACACAAGCTGAAAAAACAAAGGGTCTTTTACATTTATGTTCAGACAACAGTAGTCAGTGCACAACCTTGAGGGACCATCTTTTCTACCTTATGAAGAAGGAATTCACACCAGCAGGGGAGTAGACTTCCGCATAACACCCCTCTCTCAGTTCTGATCTCTTATGCTAAATTGTCCTTAATATGACCACACAACCCAATATACAAGCTATTTCGCCACCATTGAGGAGAGCATCCGCAGCTGAACGGGTACCACCTGGTGCTAGCCAGTGCTATACTGTTCTACCCTGACTAATGTAACTTCAGCAGCAGGGTAAAAATGTGTATCATGCCACAGTTACCCTTTCAGATCACATCTATTGAGAACACAGATGAAATACATTGTACCGATGAATGAAACCCCAGCGTCAGCCCCAATGAGTGTAGTAAGAATGTCATCTGCCACCAGACCAACCAGCTAGGCCTCAGCATCCACATTC comes from Engystomops pustulosus chromosome 6, aEngPut4.maternal, whole genome shotgun sequence and encodes:
- the SH2D5 gene encoding SH2 domain-containing protein 5 isoform X2, translating into MCTMKASCTFTGKMLSLGLHSQYVGSFAVKETDSKRRVWIIEEQMRVLKDCGRRRPVILKFCLQGVKMYDADGETLLMAHALRRIQYTTCRLEDSQFAFVSRNPQGQTNQLFCHLYVGSQPSEAQVLNLLLCRSFQLLYLAIHPEVGEQKSTACKPQRQGIRGVMAREPLDPGEVSQNVKALVSFKRLSVTAEVKNGSDQTDALSIVPRSSSVESHCSPTLVRKKAIRSKVIRSGAYRCPKNEPDAQKRGGKDGSECVVAELSEKLEDLQDTVWSCAGVERDQSINLLKNDRMGAFLIRSDPECGGQFTLYMSTKCGVIPYKIYTTPQASYYIEHLPPEFASLTDLVAHHSGTDSSLFFQLAHGRVNPCYETQDTRTCQQRSHTQHKSILEPKLKDSAETEQSTNIDLAAQPVLPIYHI
- the SH2D5 gene encoding SH2 domain-containing protein 5 isoform X1, which codes for MEKTCQESSGGGCQKERVITKFTEYVGSFAVKETDSKRRVWIIEEQMRVLKDCGRRRPVILKFCLQGVKMYDADGETLLMAHALRRIQYTTCRLEDSQFAFVSRNPQGQTNQLFCHLYVGSQPSEAQVLNLLLCRSFQLLYLAIHPEVGEQKSTACKPQRQGIRGVMAREPLDPGEVSQNVKALVSFKRLSVTAEVKNGSDQTDALSIVPRSSSVESHCSPTLVRKKAIRSKVIRSGAYRCPKNEPDAQKRGGKDGSECVVAELSEKLEDLQDTVWSCAGVERDQSINLLKNDRMGAFLIRSDPECGGQFTLYMSTKCGVIPYKIYTTPQASYYIEHLPPEFASLTDLVAHHSGTDSSLFFQLAHGRVNPCYETQDTRTCQQRSHTQHKSILEPKLKDSAETEQSTNIDLAAQPVLPIYHI
- the SH2D5 gene encoding SH2 domain-containing protein 5 isoform X3; translation: MLMERIQYTTCRLEDSQFAFVSRNPQGQTNQLFCHLYVGSQPSEAQVLNLLLCRSFQLLYLAIHPEVGEQKSTACKPQRQGIRGVMAREPLDPGEVSQNVKALVSFKRLSVTAEVKNGSDQTDALSIVPRSSSVESHCSPTLVRKKAIRSKVIRSGAYRCPKNEPDAQKRGGKDGSECVVAELSEKLEDLQDTVWSCAGVERDQSINLLKNDRMGAFLIRSDPECGGQFTLYMSTKCGVIPYKIYTTPQASYYIEHLPPEFASLTDLVAHHSGTDSSLFFQLAHGRVNPCYETQDTRTCQQRSHTQHKSILEPKLKDSAETEQSTNIDLAAQPVLPIYHI